In Zunongwangia profunda SM-A87, the following proteins share a genomic window:
- a CDS encoding ATP-dependent DNA ligase, with translation MRQFAELIKTLDSTNKTTLKVEALTKYFNNAPDRDKVWTIAILSHRRPPRPVNTTLMRLWASEIANIPLWLFEESYHIVGDLAETIALVIPPSSASSEKSLSQFLQEIIDLKPKSEEEKKEYLKENWLSLNYYERFVFTKLITGSFRIGVSQKLMTRALSKATDIDEDILAYKMMGDWNAAKTTYTKLILEENEEDFLSKPYPFYLAYAIEDQPEDLGDVNQWSAEHKWDGIRSQVIIRNNELFVWSRGEELVTDKYPEFEKFVGVIPNGTVIDGEILPFPKGEIGTFKDLQTRIGRKTVSKNLLKKTPVILKAYDVLEWHGEDIRQKAFKDRRAILEKLYTEVKSDGLPLHLSYTIQFKSWEEAAEERERSREVKSEGLMLKRLDSPYLVGRKKGDWWKWKVDPLTIDAVLTYAMRGHGRRSNLFTDYTFGLWDEKKEELVTFAKAYSGLTDAEFRKLDAWIKKNTLERFGPVRSVTPHHVFEVAFEGIAESKRHKSGVATRFPRILRWRTDKKIEEANTLEDLKALIP, from the coding sequence ATGAGACAGTTTGCAGAACTTATAAAAACGCTGGATAGCACAAACAAAACCACGCTAAAAGTTGAAGCATTAACAAAATACTTTAACAATGCGCCAGATCGTGATAAGGTTTGGACCATAGCCATTCTTTCTCATCGCCGTCCGCCGCGGCCGGTAAATACTACTTTAATGCGGTTATGGGCTTCAGAGATTGCGAATATTCCCTTGTGGTTATTTGAAGAGTCCTATCATATTGTGGGGGATCTGGCAGAAACGATTGCTTTGGTTATTCCTCCTTCGTCGGCATCTTCAGAAAAAAGTCTGAGTCAGTTTCTTCAGGAGATTATCGATCTAAAGCCAAAGTCTGAAGAAGAGAAAAAAGAATATTTAAAAGAGAATTGGCTCAGTTTAAATTATTACGAACGTTTTGTATTTACCAAGCTTATAACCGGAAGTTTTAGGATTGGTGTAAGTCAGAAGCTAATGACACGTGCGCTTTCTAAAGCTACCGATATCGATGAGGATATTTTAGCTTACAAGATGATGGGAGATTGGAATGCGGCAAAAACCACCTACACTAAACTGATATTAGAAGAAAATGAAGAGGATTTTTTATCGAAACCTTATCCTTTTTATCTGGCTTATGCAATAGAAGATCAACCGGAAGATCTGGGTGACGTAAACCAGTGGAGCGCCGAACATAAATGGGATGGCATACGTTCACAGGTAATTATTAGAAATAACGAATTGTTTGTTTGGAGCCGGGGGGAAGAACTGGTTACTGATAAATATCCGGAATTTGAGAAGTTTGTGGGCGTGATCCCAAATGGGACGGTGATCGACGGTGAGATTTTACCATTTCCAAAAGGCGAAATAGGGACATTTAAAGATTTACAAACCCGTATTGGTCGAAAAACCGTCTCCAAAAATTTACTTAAAAAAACACCGGTAATTTTGAAAGCTTATGATGTTTTGGAATGGCATGGAGAGGATATAAGACAAAAAGCATTTAAGGACCGCAGAGCGATTTTAGAGAAATTATATACTGAAGTGAAATCTGACGGACTTCCATTACATTTATCGTACACCATTCAGTTTAAAAGTTGGGAGGAAGCGGCAGAAGAGAGGGAACGATCCCGAGAAGTAAAATCTGAAGGCTTAATGCTGAAACGATTAGATTCACCATATCTGGTTGGCCGGAAAAAAGGCGACTGGTGGAAATGGAAGGTCGATCCGCTTACTATAGATGCGGTACTTACCTACGCTATGCGTGGTCATGGTAGGCGAAGCAATTTATTTACAGATTATACTTTTGGATTGTGGGATGAGAAAAAGGAAGAGCTGGTCACTTTTGCAAAAGCCTATAGTGGTTTAACCGATGCGGAATTCAGAAAATTAGATGCCTGGATCAAAAAAAATACATTAGAGCGTTTTGGGCCGGTAAGAAGTGTGACACCTCATCATGTTTTTGAGGTGGCTTTTGAAGGTATAGCTGAATCTAAAAGGCATAAAAGTGGGGTGGCCACCAGGTTCCCTCGAATTCTACGCTGGCGTACCGATAAAAAAATTGAAGAAGCGAATACCCTTGAAGATCTAAAGGCATTAATCCCTTGA
- a CDS encoding ligase-associated DNA damage response DEXH box helicase, which translates to MTRQELLKIAQSWFTEQGWKPFKFQKDTWKAYLQKKNGLLNAPTGSGKTYALWVPIVLNYIKNNPDYKTRSKKGLKAIWITPLRALSVEIEQAAERFARGLGTNLTVGIRTGDTSQKERAAQKKSMPDLLITTPESLQLLLSSKNYDKTFENLEAIVVDEWHELLGSKRGVQVELALSRLKTVSKNLRIWGISATIGNLQQAREVLLGPKSEALQNSELIRANLKKKIKVKSIIPETMEKFPWRGHMGLHLLDEVVPIIKSSKTTLLFTNTRSQCELWFQKIISKYPEFAGELAMHHGSINKETRLWVEQAIRNESLKAVVCTSSLDLGVDFAPVETIIQIGGPKGVARFLQRAGRSGHQPGKESVIYFLPTHAIELIEASALQKAVEKKAVEDRIPYLLSFDVLVQYLTTLAVSNGFFPKDIYPEIKSTFCFQAMTEDDWCWLLNFITKGSQSLQAYDEYKKVEIEEDGRFKVNHRGVAMRHRLQIGTIVSDAMLSVKYMKGGYIGTIEEWFISKLTPGDIFTFAGRNLELVRIKNMQVLVKKSKKKTAKVPSWMGGRMTFSAQMSELLREEMYLASEYDATSGKSEELSALTGIFDRQKKESVIPKSDEFLIETFKTREGYHAIFYPFEGRFVHEALGSLLAYRVSLLSPISFSIAFNDYGFELLSDQEIDMQQVLDNNLFSAEFLMDDLYKSLNATEMARRKFRDIAVIAGLVFTGYPNKLVKSKHLQSSSQLLFSVFRDYEEDNLLYLQSFRETFEHQLEEGRLRQALERINNQKMIWRNCEKPTPFSFPIITDRLREKLSSEKLEDRIRKMMKSLDS; encoded by the coding sequence ATGACAAGACAGGAACTTTTGAAAATAGCCCAAAGCTGGTTTACCGAGCAGGGTTGGAAACCTTTTAAATTTCAGAAGGATACCTGGAAAGCTTACTTACAAAAGAAAAATGGACTCCTAAATGCACCTACCGGAAGCGGGAAAACTTACGCCCTTTGGGTACCTATCGTTCTAAATTACATTAAAAATAATCCCGATTATAAAACCAGGTCCAAAAAAGGATTAAAAGCAATTTGGATTACGCCATTACGCGCCCTTTCTGTAGAAATAGAACAGGCTGCAGAACGTTTTGCAAGAGGATTGGGGACGAACCTTACCGTAGGGATTAGAACTGGTGATACTTCACAAAAAGAACGGGCGGCACAAAAGAAATCGATGCCGGACTTGCTCATTACCACTCCAGAGAGTTTGCAACTGTTATTATCTTCAAAAAACTACGATAAAACCTTCGAAAACCTGGAGGCCATTGTCGTAGATGAATGGCATGAACTTCTGGGAAGCAAACGCGGTGTACAGGTAGAGCTGGCATTGTCACGATTAAAAACAGTGTCAAAAAATCTCCGGATTTGGGGAATTTCAGCGACTATAGGAAATCTTCAGCAGGCCAGGGAAGTACTGCTAGGGCCTAAATCCGAAGCGCTTCAGAATTCTGAATTGATTCGCGCCAATCTTAAGAAGAAAATAAAAGTAAAGTCCATAATCCCAGAGACAATGGAAAAATTTCCGTGGAGAGGACACATGGGATTGCATTTGCTGGATGAAGTGGTACCGATTATTAAAAGCTCAAAAACAACTTTACTTTTTACCAATACTCGTTCACAATGTGAGTTATGGTTTCAGAAGATTATTTCAAAATATCCGGAATTTGCCGGGGAATTGGCAATGCATCATGGAAGCATTAATAAAGAAACACGATTATGGGTAGAACAGGCCATTAGAAACGAAAGTTTAAAAGCAGTGGTATGTACCTCGAGTTTAGATTTGGGAGTGGATTTTGCGCCGGTAGAAACCATTATTCAGATTGGAGGACCAAAAGGGGTTGCGCGATTTTTACAACGAGCAGGACGTAGCGGTCACCAGCCAGGAAAAGAAAGTGTGATCTATTTTTTACCAACTCACGCAATCGAATTGATTGAGGCTTCTGCATTACAGAAAGCAGTTGAGAAAAAAGCGGTAGAAGATCGAATACCGTATTTGTTGAGTTTCGATGTTTTGGTACAGTATTTAACCACTTTAGCTGTTTCAAACGGATTTTTCCCAAAGGATATTTATCCGGAAATAAAATCAACCTTTTGTTTTCAGGCCATGACCGAAGATGACTGGTGTTGGCTGCTTAATTTTATTACCAAAGGCAGTCAGAGTCTGCAGGCATATGACGAATATAAAAAAGTAGAAATTGAAGAAGATGGCAGGTTTAAAGTAAATCATCGGGGTGTTGCCATGCGCCATCGCTTACAAATCGGGACCATTGTAAGTGATGCAATGCTCAGCGTAAAATACATGAAAGGTGGATATATAGGTACGATTGAGGAATGGTTTATTTCCAAATTAACTCCGGGTGATATCTTTACTTTTGCCGGTAGAAACCTTGAGTTGGTACGTATTAAAAACATGCAGGTACTTGTAAAAAAGTCGAAGAAAAAAACTGCTAAAGTTCCCAGTTGGATGGGGGGACGCATGACTTTTTCGGCACAAATGAGTGAATTATTACGGGAGGAAATGTATTTGGCGTCTGAATATGATGCTACTTCCGGTAAGTCTGAAGAACTCTCTGCTTTAACCGGGATCTTTGACCGACAAAAAAAAGAATCGGTGATTCCTAAAAGTGATGAATTTCTAATTGAAACCTTTAAAACCAGAGAAGGATATCATGCTATTTTTTATCCCTTTGAAGGCCGATTTGTACACGAAGCTTTAGGAAGTTTGCTGGCTTACCGGGTTAGTTTATTGTCGCCAATTTCATTTTCTATCGCTTTTAATGATTATGGGTTTGAATTGCTAAGCGATCAGGAAATCGATATGCAACAGGTACTGGATAATAACTTATTTTCTGCGGAATTTTTGATGGATGATCTTTATAAAAGTTTAAATGCTACCGAAATGGCGCGTAGAAAATTTCGTGATATCGCAGTAATCGCCGGACTCGTTTTTACGGGTTATCCCAACAAGCTGGTAAAAAGTAAACATTTGCAATCCAGTTCACAGCTGCTGTTTAGTGTTTTTAGGGATTACGAAGAGGATAATTTATTGTATTTACAATCTTTTAGAGAAACTTTTGAGCATCAGCTCGAAGAAGGAAGGTTGCGACAGGCTTTGGAGCGAATTAATAATCAAAAAATGATCTGGCGAAATTGTGAAAAGCCTACACCTTTTTCTTTTCCAATTATCACCGATCGATTACGTGAGAAATTATCCTCGGAAAAACTGGAAGATCGTATCCGGAAAATGATGAAAAGCCTGGATAGTTAG
- a CDS encoding DUF1440 domain-containing protein, translating to MFLEHLKSNPTINNKTTRSLIAGAIGGLAGGAVKGLVEYFLPVRKAENRSAQLKILDHLSTKITGTPISVQNEELAEQLVNFPVGASAGAAYGYGKKDKDELNLAQGIIMGTSTWISTHQTSLPILGLKDKPTDVPIKMQANELIAHVLFGITTELVRNKVNQRLKK from the coding sequence ATGTTTTTAGAACACTTAAAAAGCAATCCTACAATCAATAATAAAACTACCCGAAGTTTGATCGCCGGTGCTATTGGCGGATTAGCAGGTGGCGCGGTAAAGGGTTTGGTAGAATATTTTTTACCGGTTAGAAAAGCTGAAAATCGAAGCGCACAGCTTAAAATTTTGGATCATCTTTCCACTAAAATCACTGGAACCCCCATAAGTGTACAAAACGAGGAACTAGCTGAGCAACTGGTGAACTTTCCAGTAGGCGCCAGTGCAGGTGCGGCCTATGGCTATGGAAAAAAAGATAAAGATGAATTGAATCTTGCCCAAGGAATTATTATGGGAACCTCAACCTGGATTTCTACTCATCAAACCTCTTTACCTATTTTAGGTCTTAAAGATAAACCTACAGATGTGCCCATAAAAATGCAAGCAAATGAGCTCATCGCTCATGTTTTATTTGGAATCACAACCGAGTTGGTAAGAAATAAGGTGAATCAAAGATTGAAAAAATAG
- a CDS encoding amidohydrolase gives MSTPPNLKVAIIQANLKWEDANANRSFFSKEIAALSDAVELIVLPEMFTTGFSMNAENLAEKKQGQTLLWMQEQAKLKNAAITGSVIVTENGQFYNRLFFVFPDGTVQKYDKRHTFTLAKEDQTYTAGTKRLIVNYRGWKICPLICYDLRFPVWARNTEEYDLLIYVANWPKKRVAAWDALLKARAIENMSFCIGVNRVGEDGDGYVYNGHSAVYDCLGENLTDQNDETEFSKEITLDKNHLEKTRDQLKFLQDRDKFRLI, from the coding sequence ATGAGTACACCACCAAATTTAAAAGTAGCGATTATTCAGGCCAATTTAAAATGGGAAGATGCCAACGCAAACCGAAGTTTTTTCAGTAAAGAAATAGCGGCTTTAAGCGATGCTGTAGAGCTTATTGTGTTGCCCGAGATGTTTACCACAGGTTTTAGTATGAATGCTGAAAATCTTGCCGAAAAGAAACAGGGTCAAACATTACTATGGATGCAGGAGCAGGCAAAACTGAAAAATGCAGCGATCACGGGAAGTGTAATTGTTACTGAAAATGGGCAGTTCTACAATCGCTTATTTTTTGTCTTTCCAGACGGTACGGTGCAGAAATATGATAAGCGGCATACATTTACTTTGGCTAAGGAAGATCAAACGTATACGGCAGGAACAAAGCGTTTAATTGTAAATTATAGAGGCTGGAAAATTTGTCCGCTTATTTGTTATGACCTTAGATTTCCTGTTTGGGCTAGAAACACAGAGGAGTATGATCTCTTGATTTATGTGGCCAACTGGCCTAAAAAGCGGGTTGCCGCATGGGATGCCTTATTAAAAGCAAGAGCAATTGAAAACATGAGTTTTTGTATTGGTGTAAACCGCGTAGGTGAAGATGGTGATGGATATGTTTATAATGGGCATAGCGCTGTGTACGATTGCCTTGGTGAAAATCTAACTGATCAAAATGACGAAACTGAGTTTTCTAAAGAAATTACGCTAGACAAAAATCATCTTGAAAAAACACGAGATCAGCTTAAATTTTTGCAGGATCGCGATAAGTTTAGATTAATCTAG
- a CDS encoding Ig-like domain-containing protein — protein sequence MNRKLFNFILFIVVITSVVRCAKKGMPEGGPIDEEPPRFIRANPENYTTNFDAKEISILFNEFIKLENPQQQIIISPPMDPKPNILPLGQARKDVKIEITDTLRENTTYAINFGKSIVDNNEGNPYPYFKYVFSTGDYIDSLEVSGFIEDAYLKETPEFVSIFLYEMDSTYTDSVVYNEIPRYVAYTRDSSVNFDLENLKAGKYQMVAILDDNANYKFNPAKDKIGFLDHPISIPTDSIYTISIFQEELAFEVKRPKLFKGRQLLIGYQGIPNLNDLELNFLYPPMDPPVSRITRDAKTDTLYYWFRDPIETDSVSLEYVTPRQRDTVYIRMAQLARDSLNIQAEPSGKIEYNQPLLLKANTPLVEKNDALITILDKDSVEVNFTSELRGLENQLEIYFDKEPEGTYYFKALPGSLTDLFGDQNDTISQKLTTKPLSEYGSIIMSLRNVRSYPMIVQLTTLKGEIVKQHILKEGNQFTFEHINPGNYFLRIIYDENQNGYWDTGSWLERRKPEKISYYPDTLQTRANFDEVYQFYLD from the coding sequence ATGAACAGGAAGCTTTTCAACTTTATTCTTTTTATTGTAGTAATCACATCTGTGGTAAGATGTGCCAAAAAAGGAATGCCTGAAGGTGGCCCGATAGACGAAGAACCACCGCGTTTTATAAGAGCAAACCCAGAGAATTACACCACAAACTTTGATGCTAAAGAAATTAGTATTCTTTTTAACGAGTTTATTAAACTCGAAAATCCACAACAACAAATCATCATTTCTCCCCCTATGGATCCTAAGCCGAATATTCTTCCGTTAGGCCAGGCCAGGAAAGATGTAAAAATCGAGATTACCGATACCCTTAGAGAAAATACTACTTACGCCATAAATTTTGGAAAAAGTATCGTGGATAATAACGAAGGAAATCCTTACCCTTATTTTAAATATGTTTTCAGCACAGGGGATTATATTGATTCTTTAGAAGTTTCAGGATTTATTGAAGATGCATATTTAAAAGAAACACCAGAGTTCGTTTCGATATTTCTGTACGAGATGGACTCCACCTATACCGATTCTGTAGTTTACAATGAAATTCCACGCTATGTAGCTTACACTCGCGATAGTAGTGTAAATTTCGACCTGGAAAATTTAAAGGCAGGAAAATATCAGATGGTCGCTATTTTAGACGATAACGCCAATTATAAATTTAATCCCGCAAAAGACAAAATTGGCTTTTTAGATCATCCTATTAGCATTCCTACCGATAGTATTTATACGATTTCTATTTTTCAGGAAGAATTGGCTTTTGAGGTAAAGAGACCCAAACTTTTTAAAGGAAGGCAGTTACTTATTGGCTACCAGGGCATCCCTAATTTAAACGATTTAGAGTTGAATTTTTTATATCCGCCAATGGATCCGCCGGTATCCAGAATTACGCGCGATGCTAAAACCGATACGCTTTATTATTGGTTTAGGGATCCTATTGAAACCGATAGTGTATCTTTAGAATATGTTACTCCGCGCCAGCGCGATACCGTTTATATAAGAATGGCACAGTTAGCACGAGATTCTCTAAATATACAAGCTGAACCTTCTGGGAAAATAGAATACAATCAACCATTATTGTTAAAAGCAAATACTCCCCTGGTTGAAAAAAATGATGCGCTTATCACAATTTTAGACAAAGACTCTGTTGAAGTTAATTTTACTTCTGAACTTAGAGGTTTAGAGAATCAGTTAGAAATTTATTTCGATAAAGAACCAGAGGGGACTTACTATTTTAAAGCCTTACCGGGATCTTTAACCGACTTGTTTGGTGATCAAAACGATACCATAAGTCAGAAATTAACTACCAAACCACTCTCTGAATATGGCAGCATTATCATGTCCCTTCGAAATGTTCGAAGCTATCCTATGATTGTTCAGTTAACCACTTTAAAAGGAGAGATTGTAAAACAGCACATTTTAAAAGAAGGCAACCAGTTCACCTTTGAACATATAAACCCCGGGAATTACTTTCTAAGAATTATCTACGACGAAAACCAAAATGGATACTGGGATACTGGTAGCTGGTTAGAACGTAGAAAGCCTGAAAAAATAAGCTATTATCCAGACACTTTACAAACACGGGCCAATTTTGATGAAGTTTATCAATTTTACCTAGATTAA
- a CDS encoding ComF family protein codes for MDHEKVICTACLHQLPLTNYLTDNENQADKVFYGRTPINAAYALLVFRKKNMVQVLLHNLKYKRQFEISYFLGEWTGEILKNSARFNAVDIIVPVPLHKNRLKQRGYNQVEGFGKEIAKSLNANYRDDLLLKVSSSRKQAFKNRISRWNLMEQSFQLTDTSAISGKHILLVDDILTTGATLEACIGCLRKSEKIKISIATMAITI; via the coding sequence GTGGATCATGAAAAAGTGATCTGTACCGCTTGCTTACATCAACTCCCACTTACTAATTATCTAACTGATAACGAAAATCAGGCCGATAAAGTATTTTATGGCAGGACTCCCATTAATGCCGCATACGCCTTGCTCGTTTTTCGCAAGAAGAACATGGTACAGGTACTGCTTCACAACCTCAAATATAAGAGACAATTTGAAATAAGCTATTTTTTAGGGGAATGGACTGGGGAAATTCTCAAAAATAGCGCAAGATTTAATGCTGTAGACATAATTGTTCCTGTTCCTTTACACAAAAATCGTCTTAAACAGCGTGGCTATAACCAGGTAGAAGGTTTTGGAAAAGAAATTGCGAAAAGTTTAAATGCCAACTATCGTGATGACCTTCTTCTCAAGGTAAGTTCGTCCAGAAAACAAGCTTTTAAAAATCGAATATCAAGATGGAACCTTATGGAGCAATCCTTTCAACTTACGGATACTTCGGCAATTTCTGGCAAACATATTCTGCTGGTGGACGATATTTTAACCACTGGCGCAACATTAGAAGCCTGCATTGGATGTTTAAGAAAATCAGAAAAAATTAAAATCAGTATCGCCACTATGGCAATTACCATTTGA
- a CDS encoding glycine--tRNA ligase — MAKQEDSFKNVISHAKEYGYIFASSEIYDGLSAVYDYGQNGAELKKNIKEYWWKSMVQLHQNIVGIDAAILMHPTTWKASGHVDAFNDPLIDNKDSKKRYRADVLVEDYAEKINQKAQKEIEKARKRFGEAFDEEQFIATNPRVQRYKAEEKEILERLAKSLTEENLADVKALIEELGIACPESGSKNWTDVKQFNLMFGTKLGASADSATDLYLRPETAQGIFVNFANVQKTGRMKIPFGIAQIGKAFRNEIVARQFIFRQREFEQMEMQFFVRPGEELSWFEKWKETRQKWHASLGLGDEKYRFHDHEKLAHYANAATDIEFDFPFGFKELEGIHSRTDFDLKAHEEHSGKKLRFYDPEMGENYVPYVIETSIGLDRMFLAVFSASLQEEDLGDGKSRTVLKLPAVLAPTKAAILPLVKKDGLPELAQEIVEELKWDFRVQYDEKDAVGRRYRRQDAAGTPLCITVDHDSLEDKTVTVRYRDTMEQKRVPISELASIIDQEVNFKYWLKKA; from the coding sequence ATGGCAAAACAAGAAGATTCATTTAAAAACGTGATATCCCATGCTAAGGAGTATGGGTATATTTTTGCGTCTAGTGAAATATATGACGGATTAAGCGCGGTTTATGACTATGGTCAAAACGGTGCGGAATTAAAGAAAAACATCAAGGAATACTGGTGGAAAAGTATGGTGCAATTGCATCAAAATATTGTGGGAATTGATGCCGCAATATTAATGCATCCTACCACCTGGAAAGCTTCCGGTCACGTAGATGCCTTTAATGATCCGCTAATCGACAATAAAGATTCTAAGAAGCGTTATCGGGCAGATGTTTTGGTTGAAGATTATGCTGAAAAAATCAACCAAAAAGCACAGAAGGAGATAGAAAAAGCGAGAAAACGTTTTGGAGAAGCTTTTGATGAAGAGCAATTTATAGCGACTAACCCGAGAGTACAGCGATATAAAGCTGAAGAGAAGGAGATTCTGGAACGTTTGGCAAAGTCTTTAACAGAAGAAAATTTGGCTGATGTAAAGGCGCTAATTGAAGAGTTGGGAATTGCCTGCCCTGAGAGTGGTTCTAAGAACTGGACAGATGTTAAGCAGTTTAACTTAATGTTCGGAACAAAGCTCGGAGCTTCTGCCGATAGTGCAACCGATCTTTATTTAAGGCCTGAAACAGCACAGGGGATTTTTGTGAACTTTGCGAATGTTCAAAAAACCGGAAGAATGAAAATCCCTTTTGGGATTGCACAAATTGGTAAAGCGTTTAGGAATGAAATTGTGGCGAGACAGTTTATCTTCCGTCAACGTGAGTTTGAGCAAATGGAAATGCAATTTTTTGTACGTCCCGGGGAGGAACTCAGCTGGTTTGAAAAATGGAAAGAAACGCGCCAAAAATGGCATGCTTCTTTAGGACTTGGTGATGAAAAATATCGTTTCCACGATCACGAAAAGTTGGCACATTATGCTAATGCAGCTACAGATATTGAGTTCGACTTTCCTTTTGGATTTAAAGAATTGGAAGGGATTCATTCCCGTACCGATTTCGATTTAAAAGCACATGAGGAACATTCCGGTAAGAAACTTCGTTTTTATGATCCTGAAATGGGAGAAAATTATGTGCCTTACGTGATAGAAACTTCTATTGGTTTAGATCGTATGTTCTTAGCAGTATTTTCGGCTTCATTACAGGAAGAAGATCTTGGGGATGGAAAATCCAGAACGGTACTTAAATTGCCAGCGGTTTTAGCGCCAACAAAAGCGGCAATCTTACCGTTGGTGAAAAAGGACGGTTTGCCGGAACTAGCTCAGGAAATTGTAGAAGAACTGAAATGGGATTTTAGAGTGCAATATGATGAGAAAGATGCGGTTGGTAGACGTTATCGTCGCCAGGATGCTGCCGGCACACCTTTATGTATTACGGTAGATCACGATTCTTTAGAAGATAAAACAGTTACTGTTCGTTATCGTGATACGATGGAACAAAAACGAGTGCCGATTTCAGAATTAGCCTCAATCATCGATCAGGAAGTTAATTTTAAATACTGGCTTAAAAAGGCTTAG
- a CDS encoding ferritin, with protein sequence MKDLVRQNLLIHVDILDLLNKQIKQEAQSSAAYLAMASWCDHNGLVYSAEFFYEQSAEEREHMMKIFHFINDNGGTAYSPEVSNINHDFASLEEIFETALDQEIAITKSIHNIIYECRNKRDLTTENFLQWYVKEQMEEEQTMRRALELFDLINTENVGLRFLDERIKEIREEANPA encoded by the coding sequence ATGAAAGACCTTGTAAGACAAAATCTACTTATCCATGTAGATATTTTAGATTTATTAAATAAACAAATTAAGCAGGAAGCTCAATCTTCTGCTGCGTATCTTGCAATGGCCTCCTGGTGTGATCACAATGGACTGGTTTACAGCGCTGAATTCTTCTACGAGCAATCTGCGGAAGAACGCGAACATATGATGAAAATATTCCACTTTATTAATGATAATGGTGGAACGGCATATTCTCCTGAGGTTAGCAATATCAATCATGATTTTGCATCTTTGGAAGAGATATTTGAAACCGCCCTGGATCAGGAAATCGCCATTACTAAAAGTATTCATAACATTATTTATGAATGCCGCAATAAACGTGACCTTACTACTGAGAACTTTTTACAGTGGTATGTGAAAGAGCAAATGGAAGAAGAACAAACTATGCGCAGAGCGTTAGAGTTATTCGACTTAATAAATACTGAAAATGTTGGGCTTCGCTTTCTGGATGAACGCATTAAGGAAATTCGGGAAGAAGCAAATCCTGCTTAA
- a CDS encoding Lrp/AsnC ligand binding domain-containing protein produces MKIIDQNVVIDGIDKTILNFLMEDAKRPILEIAKNIGITGAAVHQRLRKLEKSGLIEGSRLIIDPRLLGYKTMAFVGVYLDKAVSNPLAVNKLKEIPEVIECHYTTGNWSIFVKVLCKDNEHLMKVLNKNIQGIEGVSRTETFISLNQQINRQIKI; encoded by the coding sequence ATGAAGATTATAGACCAAAATGTTGTTATCGATGGTATCGATAAAACTATCCTTAATTTCCTTATGGAGGACGCGAAAAGACCTATTTTAGAAATCGCTAAGAATATAGGAATTACAGGAGCTGCTGTCCACCAAAGATTACGAAAGTTAGAAAAATCCGGATTAATTGAAGGCTCCCGATTAATTATAGACCCTCGGCTATTAGGTTACAAGACCATGGCATTTGTAGGGGTTTATCTGGACAAAGCGGTTAGTAACCCGCTTGCTGTAAATAAACTTAAAGAGATCCCAGAAGTTATTGAATGTCACTACACCACCGGAAACTGGTCGATATTCGTAAAAGTACTTTGTAAGGACAATGAACACTTAATGAAAGTATTAAATAAAAATATCCAGGGAATTGAAGGGGTATCCAGAACGGAGACCTTTATTTCCTTAAATCAGCAAATAAATCGACAAATTAAGATTTGA